A window of Streptomyces broussonetiae genomic DNA:
ACATGCGCTCGTGGACCGTCTCGGCCAGCGGGACGAGGGGCTGCTTGGGGTACGGCCACTCGTCCAGGTCCATGACCGTGTGCTTCGACACGCGCCACGGGACGCCGGACTTGTTGGGGACCACGCGGGCGATGCGGCCGTCCGGGAGGTACTCAACGTCGTAGAACGCCGGGATGTAGACCGCTCCGGTCTTCGCGAGGCGGAAGAGGACCTCCTCGCGGCCGCCCGGACGACCCTCCGCTTTCCACTCACGGATGATCTTCGTCATGTCGAGGACGGCCTGCTCGCCGTCGCCGATGACCGCCGCGTCGATGAAGTCCGCGATCGGCTCGGGGTTGAAGGCCGCGTGGCCGCCGGCGAGGACGATCGGGTCGTCGATCGTGCGGTCCTTGGACTCCAGCGGGATCCCCGCCAGGTCCAGCGCCGTCAGCATGTTCGTGTAGCCCAGCTCCGTGGAGAAGGACAGGCCGAACACGTCGAAGGCCTTCACCGGGCGGTGGCTGTCCACCGTGAACTGTGGGACGCCGTGCTCGCGCATCAGCGCCTCGAGGTCCGGCCACACGCTGTAGGTGCGCTCGGCGAGGACGCCGTCCTGCTCGTTGAGGACCTCGTAAAGGATCATGACGCCCTGGTTGGGCAGACCGACCTCGTACGCGTCCGGGTACATGAGCGCCCAGCGGACGTCGCAGCTGTCCCACTCCTTGACGGTGGAGTTCAGCTCGCCGCCCACGTACTGGATCGGCTTCTGCACATGCGGGAGCAGGGCTTCGAGCTGCGGGAACACCGACTCGACAGGCATCGGGGGAACCTTCGTGAGCTGACAGGGGTGACCATCAAGCGTAACCCGCCCGGCGCCCTGAACCGTACGCTCAGCCGGCTTGCCCGGATCCGATCTCCCGCCACAGCCCGGGCAGCTCCTCTTCCGCCTGTGCCGCCCGTGCCTCCTCGCGCCCGTACAGCAGCCCGTAGGTGAACGCGCTCTCGCCCGCCGCGTGCGCCACCGCGGACAGCTCGCGCAGGGTCCGGCGGGCCATGACGCTGTCCTGGTGTTCGCCGAGGAGCGTGGTGAGGGACTTCATGTTCTTGGTGAGGGCGCGGGCCGGTGCTCCCAGGGCCTCGGTGGCCGCCTCGGCCGCGTACCGGGTGCGTTTGGCCTTCTTGCGGGCCTCGTGCACGGCGATGTCACGGTCCCGGCCTGAGGGCAGGTCGAGTGCCTGTTCGACCAGGGTGGACAGGGTCGCCAGGTCCTTGCGTACGGCCTTGTCGAGCACCTTCTGCGGCCGCTTCCCGCCCGCGGTGCGCAGCGGCGGGTCGGCGAGGAGGGTGTCCAGCGTGTCCAGCAGGGTCAGATGGCGGCGGGAGTCCAGGACGCCGGTCAGATGGCCTTGCGCACTGCCGTGCCGGGCCTCGGCCCAGGCGGCGAGGCGTGCGTGGACCGGGCCGGTGACCAGGTCGGCGGGGAGCGCGTCGAGGGCGGTCGTCAGGCGGTCGGCCAGCACCTCCTGGTCACGGCCGACCCCCAGCTCACCGGCGAGCCACTTGAGCTCCACACCGATGGGGTCGGTGACGCTCCGGTCGAGGACCGAGCGGAAGCTGCGCAGGGTGCTGCGGGCGCGGCGGGTGGCGACCCGCATGCGGTGCACCGCGTCGGGCACGTCGCGGCGGACGGCGGGGTCCAGCTCGACCAGCGCGTCCCGCTGGACGCGGAGGTAGGCGAGGACGTGATCGCCGGCGGTTACCGGGGGCTCGGGCCTGCTCTGCCTGCGGCTTGTGCGGCCTGTGCGGGGGCCGGCGGTCTGGTCCAGGGCCCGGGCGAGCTTCGACGGCGACCGCGAGGGGCGTACGCCTGCCTTGCGCAGCCGTTTCTCCACCAGGTCCAGGAGGGCGGGGTCACCGCCGTCGGCCAGTTCCACCTCGATCTCGGTCCACTGGGCGGCCCTGCCCTTGCCGGTGAGCCGTTCGGCGGTCACGGCGTCGACGCTCGCCTCGGCGAGCAGTGCGCCGTCGGCGTCGACCAGGTGGCGGACGTCGCGGGCGGAGCGCAGCCGCACCAGCGGGATCAGCTCGGCGTCCCGGACCCGGGAACGCACGAGGCCGGCGATCTCCTCGGGGATGCTGTCGCAGAGCGGGGCGCGGATCTCGTCACGGACCCCGGGGGCGACCGGGAATTTCAGATGCCAGCCGGCGTCCGTGCCGCCGGTGCGGCGGCGCAGGGTGAGCGCGTCGGCCGCCAGGCGTTCGTCGGCGGTGTCGTAGTAGATGGCGTCGAGTTCGACCAGGCCCTTGTCGAGCACGGCCGCCACCCCGCCGACGCCGGTCAGGTCGGGCAACCCACTGTCATCGGATTCGTACTTGCGCTCGATCTCGCGTTTCTCATCCGCCATGGACTGAATCTAGTGCGGCTGGAGCCGATGCGGCAGGGGCCGTTCCGGGTGAATAGTAGGAAAACTGCCACCATTCACCCGGTGAACGGCGCCGCTCTCGGGTTGACCGCCCGGCTATGCCGACATGGGTCTTTGCACCTTGATCGACTGGAGCAGTCCCACGGCCACCCACACGGCGAACATCGACGAGCCGCCGTACGAGACGAACGGCAGGGGCAGACCGGTGACCGGCATGATGCCGAGGGTCATCCCGATGTTCTCGAAGGCCTGGAACGCGAACCAGGCGACGATACCGGCGGCCACGACCGTGCCGTACAGCTCCGTGGAGTCGCGGGCGATACGGCAGGCCCGCCACAGGATGACACCGACCAGGGCGATGATCAGGCCCGCGCCGAGGAAGCCCAGCTCCTCCCCCGCGACGGTGAAGACGAAGTCCGTCTGCTGCTCGGGCACGAACTGGCCGGTGGTCTGCGAGCCGTGGAAGAGGCCCTGTCCGGTCAGGCCGCCGGAGCCGATGGCGATACGGGCCTGGTTGGTGTTGTAGCCCACGCCCGCCGGGTCCAGGTTCGGGTTGGCGAAGGCCGCGAAACGGTTGATCTGGTACTGGTCCAGGATGTGCAGCTGCCAGATGGCGATACAGCCGATCACGCCGACGGTGAGCAGGCCGAAGACCCAGCGGTTGGAGGCGCCGGAGGCCAGCAGTACGCCCAGGATGATGGCCACCATGGCGAGCACCGAGCCGAGGTCGGGCATCAGCAGCAGGATCAGGCACGGCACCGCCGCGAGGCCGAGGGACTGGGCCACGGTCCGGTGATCCGGATGCGGCTTGTCACCCGCGTCCACCCGCGCCGACAGCATCATCGCCATGCCGAGGATGATCGCGATCTTGAGGAACTCGGCGGGCTGGATCGAGAAGCCGCCGATCACGATCCAGTTCCGCTGGCCGTTGATCGTCGCGCCGAGGGGGGTGAGGACCACCAGGGCCAGCAGGACCGACAGGCCGTAGAGGATCGGCACGATGTTGCGCAGGGCGCGGTGGCCGAGCCAGAGCGTGCCGATCATCAGGGCGAACCCGATGCCGAGGTTCAGCAGGTGACGTTCCAGGAAGTAGTACGGGTCGCCCTGGTTGATCTCGGTGCGGTTGCGCGTCGCCGAGAAGACCAGCAGCGAGCCCAGCAGGGACAGCGCGAGGGCGGCGAGCAGTATGGGCCAGTCGAGCCGGCGGGTCAGCGAGTCGCGGGCGAGCAACCTGGTCCAGCCCGCCCTGGCGGGGCCGTACCCGGAGACGGAGAAGCTGTTCGCGCCGGTCATGAGGGCATCCTCCGGCTTCCTCGCTTGCGCGGCCGCCTGCGGGTGTTGCGGTTGCCCGTGGTGGGCGAGGGCGAGGTGGCGGGCTGCTGGTCGGAGCCGTTGCTGGGGTTGCCCTTCTGGGAGGCCTCGGCGTCCTTGCCGGGGTCGCCGGTGATCTTCGGGGCGTCGATGGTGCCGTCCGTGCGGACCTTCGGCAGACCCTGCTGCGGCTCGGGCAGCAGCGCCTTCTTCTTGTCGATGGAGCCGTCGCCCTGGACGCCGTAGAGCGCGCTGTAGATGTTGCGCACGGCCTCACCGGCGGAACCGGAACCCGTACCGGCCTGGGAGATCGTCATGATCACCGAGTAGTCCTTGGAGTACGTGGCCAGCCAGCCCGTGGTCTGCTTGCCGTACACCTCGGCGGTACCGGTCTTGCCGTGCAGCTGGATCTTGTCCTGTGGCCAGCCGTTGAACTTCCACGCCGCCGTACCGCGGGTGATGACGCCCGCGAAGGCGTCGTTCATGCCCTTGAGGGTGGCCTGGCTGACCGGCAGCTTGCGCACCGGCCTGGGCTTGATCTCCTGGATGCTCTTGCCGTCGGGGCTGATGACCGCCTTGCCGATGGTCGGGGCGTACTCGGTGCCGCCGTTGGCGACGGCGCCGTAGATCATCGCCTCCTGGATCGGCGTGACGAGCGTGTCGCCCTGGCCGATGGAGTAGTTGATCTCATCACCCTCGCGCATCTTGTTGCCCTCGAGGCAGTCCTCGTAATAGATCCTCTGGACGTAGCTGCCGTCCTTCTTGCCGTACTTGCACCAGGCGTCCTTGTTGGCCTTCCAGTAGTCGAGCTTCCACTGGCGGTCGGGGACGCGGCCGGTGACCTCGTTGGGCAGGTCGATGCCGGTCGCCTTGCCGAGGCCGAACTGGTGGGCCGTCTTGAAGAACCAGTCCTTGGGCTGGCCCTTCTTGGGGTTGATACCGCCGTCCTTCTTCCACTCGTTGTCGCCGAGGCCGTAGAAGACGGTGTCGCAGGAGACCTCCAGGGCGCGGCCCAGGGAGATGTCGCCGAAGTTCTCGCCCTCGAAGTTCTTGAAGACCTGGCCGCCGACCGAGTAGGAGCTGGTGCAGGGGTAGCCGCCGTCCCAGGCGTAGCCGGCCTGGACCGCAGCGGCCGTGGAGACCACCTTGAACGTCGAACCGGGGGCCGCCTGACCCTGTATGGCCCGGTTGAGCAGCGGGTAGTCGGAGTCCTTGCCCGTGAGGTCCTTGTAGTCCTTGGCGGAGATGCCGCCCACCCAGACGTTGGGGTCGTAGGTCGGTGCGGAGGCCATCGCGACGATCCGGCCGGTCTTGGCCTCCATCACGACGACGGCGCCGGAGTCGGCCTTGAAGTTCTCGCCGGTGTTCTTGTCGAACTGCTGCCGGGCGGCCTTCATGGCGTTGTCCAGCTCGTACTCGGCGACGCGCTGGACCCGGGAGTCGATGCTGGTGACCAGGTTGGAACCGGGTTCGGCGGCGTCCGACTTGGCCTTGCCGATGACCCGGCCGAGGTTGTCCACCTCGTAGCGGGTGACGCCGGCCTTGCCGCGCAGTTCCTTGTCGTACTCCCGCTCCAGGCCCGAGCGGCCGACCATGTCGGAGCGGAGGTAGGGCGAGTTGCTGTTCTTGGCCTTCTGGATCTCGTCGTCGGTGACGGGCGAGAGATAGCCGAGCACCTGCGCGGTGTTGGAGTTGCCCGGGCCCGGATAGCGGCGCACGGCCTCGGGCTCGGCGCTGATGCCCGGGAAGTCCTCGGAGGCTTCGCGGATCTGCAGGGCCTGCTTGGGCGTGGCCTTGTCGGTGATCGGGATCGGCTGGTACGGCGAGCCGTTCCAGCACGGCTGGGGGGTCTTGGCGTCGCACAGCCGGACCTTCTGCATGACCTCCTCGGGCTTCATGCCGAGAACGCCGGCCAGCTTGGTGAGGACGGTCCTGCCGTCGTCCTTCTGCTTGAGCAGGTCGGTGCGGGAGGCGGAGACGACCAGGCGGGTCTCGTTGTCGGCGAGGGGTACGCCCCGGGCGTCCAGGATGTCGCCGCGCACGGCGGGGTCGACGACCTGCTGGACGTGGTTGCCGGACGCCTCCTTCTGGTACTGGGCGCCCTCGCGGATCTGGAGGTACCACAGGCGGCCGCCGAGGGTGCCGAGGAGCGAGAGGACGAGAATCTGGATCACGACGAGCCGGATCTGGACCCGTGGGGTCCGACCGGTCTCGGGGATGTTGGTCACTGCGGCTTCGTCCCCCTCTCAGAACACGAACGACTGCGCGTGCGGCACATGTGTGCGATCCGCCTGTGCGCGTACGAATGATGAACGACCAGTCTGTGAACCCGCGTTCCGCGAAGGCTGACTCGTTCGGGTGAACTCCGCGCCGCTCACAGCCGCTTGACCCCCTTGATCCGGCCGACCCGGACGGCGCGGGTGCGGGCCCTGGCCTTGAGGACGCCGAGGCCGCCGCGCTGGCCGCCGATGCGCAGGCCGGTGCCCGAGGAGAGCCAGCCCGAGGTGACGTCCCCGGCCTTGGGAGCGGGGCCTGCCTCGGCGAGCGGGTCGTTGTCGGCACGGCGGGCCAGCCACATGATCGCCGGGACCACGAACGGGGCGAGCAGCAGGTCGTACAGGGCGGCCGAGATCAGCAGGCCGGGCAGGCCGACGTGACGGGCGGCGGTGTCGCCGACGAGGGCGCCCACGCCCGCGTACAGCAGCGTGGAGCCGATCGCGGCGGCCACCACGACGGCCATCGGGCCGGTCGCCGACTTCAGCCGGCCGTTGCCGGGCCGCGCGAGCCCGGCGAAGTAGCCGGTCACGCACAGGACGAGGGCATAACGGCCGGCCGCATGGTC
This region includes:
- the mrdA gene encoding penicillin-binding protein 2, whose amino-acid sequence is MTNIPETGRTPRVQIRLVVIQILVLSLLGTLGGRLWYLQIREGAQYQKEASGNHVQQVVDPAVRGDILDARGVPLADNETRLVVSASRTDLLKQKDDGRTVLTKLAGVLGMKPEEVMQKVRLCDAKTPQPCWNGSPYQPIPITDKATPKQALQIREASEDFPGISAEPEAVRRYPGPGNSNTAQVLGYLSPVTDDEIQKAKNSNSPYLRSDMVGRSGLEREYDKELRGKAGVTRYEVDNLGRVIGKAKSDAAEPGSNLVTSIDSRVQRVAEYELDNAMKAARQQFDKNTGENFKADSGAVVVMEAKTGRIVAMASAPTYDPNVWVGGISAKDYKDLTGKDSDYPLLNRAIQGQAAPGSTFKVVSTAAAVQAGYAWDGGYPCTSSYSVGGQVFKNFEGENFGDISLGRALEVSCDTVFYGLGDNEWKKDGGINPKKGQPKDWFFKTAHQFGLGKATGIDLPNEVTGRVPDRQWKLDYWKANKDAWCKYGKKDGSYVQRIYYEDCLEGNKMREGDEINYSIGQGDTLVTPIQEAMIYGAVANGGTEYAPTIGKAVISPDGKSIQEIKPRPVRKLPVSQATLKGMNDAFAGVITRGTAAWKFNGWPQDKIQLHGKTGTAEVYGKQTTGWLATYSKDYSVIMTISQAGTGSGSAGEAVRNIYSALYGVQGDGSIDKKKALLPEPQQGLPKVRTDGTIDAPKITGDPGKDAEASQKGNPSNGSDQQPATSPSPTTGNRNTRRRPRKRGSRRMPS
- the rodA gene encoding rod shape-determining protein RodA, which codes for MTGANSFSVSGYGPARAGWTRLLARDSLTRRLDWPILLAALALSLLGSLLVFSATRNRTEINQGDPYYFLERHLLNLGIGFALMIGTLWLGHRALRNIVPILYGLSVLLALVVLTPLGATINGQRNWIVIGGFSIQPAEFLKIAIILGMAMMLSARVDAGDKPHPDHRTVAQSLGLAAVPCLILLLMPDLGSVLAMVAIILGVLLASGASNRWVFGLLTVGVIGCIAIWQLHILDQYQINRFAAFANPNLDPAGVGYNTNQARIAIGSGGLTGQGLFHGSQTTGQFVPEQQTDFVFTVAGEELGFLGAGLIIALVGVILWRACRIARDSTELYGTVVAAGIVAWFAFQAFENIGMTLGIMPVTGLPLPFVSYGGSSMFAVWVAVGLLQSIKVQRPMSA
- a CDS encoding CYTH and CHAD domain-containing protein encodes the protein MADEKREIERKYESDDSGLPDLTGVGGVAAVLDKGLVELDAIYYDTADERLAADALTLRRRTGGTDAGWHLKFPVAPGVRDEIRAPLCDSIPEEIAGLVRSRVRDAELIPLVRLRSARDVRHLVDADGALLAEASVDAVTAERLTGKGRAAQWTEIEVELADGGDPALLDLVEKRLRKAGVRPSRSPSKLARALDQTAGPRTGRTSRRQSRPEPPVTAGDHVLAYLRVQRDALVELDPAVRRDVPDAVHRMRVATRRARSTLRSFRSVLDRSVTDPIGVELKWLAGELGVGRDQEVLADRLTTALDALPADLVTGPVHARLAAWAEARHGSAQGHLTGVLDSRRHLTLLDTLDTLLADPPLRTAGGKRPQKVLDKAVRKDLATLSTLVEQALDLPSGRDRDIAVHEARKKAKRTRYAAEAATEALGAPARALTKNMKSLTTLLGEHQDSVMARRTLRELSAVAHAAGESAFTYGLLYGREEARAAQAEEELPGLWREIGSGQAG
- the mreD gene encoding rod shape-determining protein MreD, with protein sequence MRFNRILLSSALVVVALVIQVSVLARLHLPGAVPDLLLLTVLGLAMVYGHVGGCLVGFGAGLLADLAPPADHAAGRYALVLCVTGYFAGLARPGNGRLKSATGPMAVVVAAAIGSTLLYAGVGALVGDTAARHVGLPGLLISAALYDLLLAPFVVPAIMWLARRADNDPLAEAGPAPKAGDVTSGWLSSGTGLRIGGQRGGLGVLKARARTRAVRVGRIKGVKRL